One Rosa chinensis cultivar Old Blush chromosome 3, RchiOBHm-V2, whole genome shotgun sequence DNA window includes the following coding sequences:
- the LOC112194640 gene encoding uncharacterized protein LOC112194640, whose translation MNENESAESSQGLNANENGDISQPIHDSGGTDEPNLPVNVEENIIVEDDQNKDSSAEFDFPFDVDDPGNWDKIKQNQDHNKTLLGQFANEGLNDWKNMSARLASHERNSQHISCFTSWIELETRLKKNATIDQAVEEQIKKEREHWRQVLLRILTVVKRLSKNNLAFRGDNEKVYEENNGIFLQVIEMIAEFDPVMQEHVRRILKKETHYHYLSHKIQNEMIQLLANEVKTSIIATIKEAMYFSVILDCTPDASHEEQMSLVVHCVDVTASPIVVRE comes from the exons ATGAATGAAAATGAGAGTGCAGAATCAAGTCAAGGTCTTAATGCCAATGAAAATGGTGATATTAGTCAGCCTATACATGATAGTGGTGGTACGGACGAACCAAATCTTCCAGTGAATGTGGAAGAAAATATCATTGTTGAAGATGATCAAAACAAAGATTCAAGTGCAGAATTTGACTTTCCATTTGACGTTGATGATCCAGGAAATTGGGATAAGATTAAACAAAAT CAAGACCACAACAAGACTTTATTGGGTCAATTTGCTAATGAAGGATTGAATGATTGGAAAAATATGAGTGCAAGGCTTGCAAGCCATGAAAGAAATAGTCAACACATCAGTTGCTTTACTAGTTGGATTGAACTGGAAACAAGATTGAAAAAGAATGCAACAATTGATCAAGCTGTGGAAGAACAAAtaaagaaggagagagaacaTTGGAGACAGGTACTCTTGAGAATCCTAACTGTTGTGAAAAGACTTTCGAAAAATAATTTGGCATTTCGTGGGGATAATGAGAAAGTGTATGAGGAGAACAATGGGATTTTCTTACAAGTGATTGAGATGATTGCTGAATTTGATCCGGTGATGCAAGAACATGTTCGGCgtattttaaaaaaagaaactcaTTACCACTACTTGAGTCACAAGATCCAAAATGAAATGATTCAGCTATTAGCAAATGAGGTAAAAACTTCCATCATTGCAACGATCAAAGAAGCAATGTACTTTTCAGTTATACTTGATTGCACTCCAGATGCAAGTCATGAGGAACAAATGTCTCTTGTTGTCCATTGTGTTGATGTTACAGCAAGTCCGATTGTGGTAAGAGAATAG